A genomic segment from Armatimonadota bacterium encodes:
- a CDS encoding PqqD family protein yields the protein MGVREFVGKFIPAVKPKPVLSRQEALTAIPIRNPLLEWERTGDGELLLKVPVEQRSLLIRWAILAFRLPPVRHIQLDEIGAAVWELCDGEHTVESIVQQMCKRTRMSRREVEASVSMFLKMLADRRLVAFKRGGKKKA from the coding sequence ATGGGCGTTCGAGAGTTTGTTGGCAAATTCATCCCGGCGGTAAAGCCGAAGCCGGTATTATCCCGGCAGGAGGCGCTAACCGCCATTCCGATACGCAACCCGCTGCTGGAGTGGGAGCGTACCGGGGACGGGGAGTTGTTGCTCAAAGTGCCGGTCGAGCAGCGTAGCCTGCTCATACGGTGGGCGATACTGGCATTTCGTCTACCGCCGGTGCGCCACATTCAGCTGGATGAGATAGGAGCGGCTGTGTGGGAACTGTGCGACGGCGAGCATACCGTGGAGTCCATTGTGCAACAGATGTGTAAGCGCACGCGCATGAGCCGTCGCGAGGTGGAAGCATCGGTGAGCATGTTTTTGAAGATGTTAGCAGACCGCAGACTGGTGGCGTTCAAACGGGGAGGAAAGAAGAAGGCATGA
- a CDS encoding 3-deoxy-7-phosphoheptulonate synthase produces MIIVLDKSATPEQIEIITSKLESGGYQAHPIYGVEKIVIGAVGVPEEEKPNLVEQFQALPFVEQVITILAPYKLAAKAYRPEGTVVKVADKVPVGGGQVCIMAGPCTVETPEQTLSTAHAVKQAGAHMLRGGAYKPSTSPYSFQGLGVEGLKILAEARKQTGLPVVTEVMDPRNVELVCQYADMLQIGTRNMQNYDLLREVGKTRHPVLLKRGMWARIEEWLMAAEYIMKGGNENVVLCERGIRTFETATRNTLDLSAVAVVKQESHLPVIVDPSQGTGKWTLVTAMSRAAIAAGADGLIIEVHPHPEQALKDGAQSLTFDNFQQLMVEVRAIAQAMGRGM; encoded by the coding sequence ATGATTATCGTTCTGGACAAAAGCGCCACCCCGGAACAGATAGAAATCATCACCTCCAAGCTGGAAAGCGGAGGCTATCAGGCGCATCCTATCTACGGCGTGGAGAAGATAGTGATTGGGGCGGTCGGCGTGCCCGAAGAGGAGAAGCCGAACCTGGTAGAACAGTTCCAGGCTCTGCCGTTTGTGGAGCAGGTCATTACCATCCTTGCCCCGTACAAGCTGGCGGCGAAAGCGTACCGACCGGAAGGCACGGTGGTAAAGGTTGCTGATAAGGTGCCTGTTGGCGGAGGACAGGTATGCATCATGGCGGGTCCGTGCACGGTGGAGACGCCGGAGCAGACGCTCTCCACCGCCCACGCGGTGAAGCAGGCGGGGGCACACATGTTGCGCGGCGGTGCGTACAAGCCCAGCACCTCGCCCTACTCGTTCCAAGGGCTAGGTGTGGAAGGGCTGAAAATACTGGCGGAAGCGCGCAAGCAGACGGGCTTACCGGTGGTCACCGAAGTGATGGACCCGCGCAACGTGGAGCTGGTATGTCAGTATGCGGATATGCTGCAAATCGGCACGCGCAACATGCAGAACTACGACCTGCTGCGCGAGGTAGGCAAGACGCGCCACCCCGTGCTGCTGAAGCGAGGCATGTGGGCGCGAATCGAGGAATGGCTGATGGCGGCGGAATACATCATGAAGGGCGGAAACGAGAACGTGGTGCTGTGCGAGCGCGGCATCCGCACCTTCGAAACCGCCACACGCAACACGTTAGACCTGTCCGCAGTGGCTGTGGTCAAGCAAGAATCGCATCTGCCGGTGATTGTAGACCCCAGCCAGGGCACAGGCAAATGGACTCTGGTGACCGCCATGAGCCGTGCTGCCATCGCCGCCGGAGCAGATGGGCTGATTATCGAGGTGCATCCACATCCTGAGCAGGCATTGAAAGACGGTGCGCAATCGCTCACCTTCGACAATTTCCAGCAGCTGATGGTGGAGGTACGCGCCATCGCGCAGGCGATGGGCAGGGGGATGTAG
- a CDS encoding UTP--glucose-1-phosphate uridylyltransferase, translated as MSTIRKAVITAAGRGTRQFPATRTLQKEMLPLVDRDGITKPALQLLVEEAVHAGIEQVGIVVNPESEAGIRAYFGALTEEEASWGNDKQLLFEQAEHLQSLGERIVTIVQREPLGLGHAVYLAREFVGEEPFVMYLGDHVLLSHTEKNCTQQVLEIYAQTGGTLSAVRRTPEERVPLYGTLAGEPLPDVAHALHVTAMIEKPSIEQARASLRMCTLPEGIYYCFFGINLFTPEIFECLEHTITEGHTMKGEFQLTTAQQMLVERGSYYACEIQGEALDIGIPQGYLEAQVALGLAGTYGDALRRWMRERGGCGE; from the coding sequence ATGAGCACCATTCGCAAAGCAGTGATTACCGCCGCAGGACGGGGAACCCGCCAGTTTCCGGCGACGCGCACTCTGCAGAAGGAGATGCTCCCGCTGGTAGACCGCGACGGCATCACCAAACCCGCCTTGCAGCTGCTGGTGGAGGAGGCGGTGCACGCAGGCATCGAACAGGTGGGTATCGTGGTCAATCCCGAATCGGAAGCAGGCATCCGCGCTTACTTCGGTGCGCTCACCGAAGAAGAAGCCAGCTGGGGCAACGACAAGCAGTTGCTTTTTGAGCAGGCGGAGCATCTGCAGTCGCTGGGCGAGCGCATCGTGACTATCGTGCAACGGGAGCCTCTGGGACTGGGGCACGCTGTTTACCTCGCCAGAGAGTTCGTGGGCGAGGAACCTTTCGTGATGTACCTGGGCGACCATGTATTGCTCTCCCACACGGAGAAAAACTGCACCCAGCAGGTGCTGGAGATTTATGCACAGACGGGTGGTACCCTCTCTGCCGTACGTCGCACCCCGGAGGAACGTGTGCCTCTGTACGGCACACTGGCAGGAGAGCCTCTGCCTGATGTAGCGCACGCCCTGCACGTGACCGCTATGATCGAGAAGCCCTCTATCGAGCAGGCACGTGCCTCCCTGCGAATGTGCACACTGCCCGAAGGGATATACTACTGCTTCTTTGGGATTAACCTTTTCACCCCGGAAATCTTCGAGTGCCTGGAGCACACCATCACCGAAGGGCACACCATGAAAGGGGAGTTCCAGCTCACCACCGCACAGCAGATGCTGGTGGAGCGAGGCAGCTACTACGCCTGCGAGATACAGGGCGAGGCGCTGGACATCGGCATCCCCCAGGGTTATCTGGAAGCACAAGTAGCGCTGGGACTGGCGGGTACATATGGCGACGCCCTGCGCCGATGGATGCGCGAGCGCGGAGGCTGTGGCGAGTGA
- a CDS encoding corrinoid methyltransferase yields MQEELKALAEAILEGKRNDAVELTQKLIDAGVTPKQILDEGLIAGMSVAGEKFKNGEYFVPEILVAARAMKASMELLRPLLVATDVQPIGTMVIGTVRGDLHDIGKNLVAMMMEGAGFKVVDLGVDVTAEKFIEAAKEHNAQIVGMSALLTTTMTYIPEVIKAFDAEGLRPKVKLIVGGAPVTQEWANQIGADAYAPDAATAVDKCKELLGAA; encoded by the coding sequence ATGCAGGAGGAACTCAAGGCACTTGCCGAGGCGATTCTGGAAGGCAAACGCAACGATGCGGTGGAGCTTACCCAGAAGTTGATCGACGCAGGCGTGACCCCCAAACAGATACTGGACGAGGGGCTCATCGCTGGGATGTCCGTTGCGGGTGAAAAGTTCAAGAACGGTGAGTATTTCGTGCCGGAGATTCTGGTGGCAGCTCGCGCGATGAAGGCGTCCATGGAGCTACTGCGCCCACTACTGGTAGCCACCGATGTGCAGCCGATAGGCACGATGGTTATCGGAACCGTGCGCGGCGACCTGCACGACATCGGTAAGAACCTGGTTGCCATGATGATGGAAGGCGCGGGGTTCAAGGTCGTGGATCTGGGTGTGGACGTGACCGCCGAGAAATTCATTGAAGCTGCCAAGGAACACAACGCGCAGATTGTGGGCATGTCCGCTCTCTTGACCACCACCATGACCTATATTCCCGAAGTGATTAAAGCCTTCGACGCGGAAGGACTGCGCCCGAAGGTAAAGCTGATTGTGGGTGGTGCACCGGTCACTCAGGAGTGGGCGAACCAGATTGGCGCCGACGCTTACGCTCCCGACGCCGCCACCGCCGTCGACAAGTGCAAAGAGCTGCTGGGAGCGGCGTAG
- a CDS encoding nucleotidyltransferase, with the protein MAELAMTESIYHQVCFHSQQCVGKAIKALLSLQGQPVPRTHRLIDLLQVVAFRPNPLEHLAADIKLLDRYYIPTRYPDALPGTLPEGLPNVSDAQEAMNIARSSLEKVTLFLQRRGEE; encoded by the coding sequence ATGGCAGAACTGGCAATGACAGAAAGTATCTACCATCAGGTTTGTTTTCACTCACAACAATGTGTCGGGAAGGCTATCAAGGCTCTACTCTCACTGCAAGGGCAGCCCGTTCCGCGCACGCATCGTCTCATAGACCTGCTGCAGGTTGTCGCATTTCGCCCTAACCCGCTGGAACACCTTGCTGCGGATATCAAGCTGCTGGACCGGTACTATATTCCCACCCGCTATCCTGATGCACTGCCAGGCACCTTGCCCGAAGGTTTACCGAACGTATCTGACGCTCAGGAAGCGATGAACATTGCACGTAGCAGCCTGGAAAAAGTCACTCTTTTTCTGCAAAGGCGGGGAGAGGAATAG
- a CDS encoding mevalonate kinase produces MTYHPSLAYTKGMSNTAFTVSAPGRICLFGEHQDYLGLPVIAAAINRRIQAQVYLSPDGNLLKLDMPDIGEQMEIDPTQEQRYAHSRDYLRAGVNVLRREGACLTRGANIRITSNIPMQAGVSSSSALVIMWLRLLCQIAEPPLQPDTETLARWGHRTEVLEFHEPGGMMDHFCAALGGVLYIDTTPPYRAERLPIQLNGLVLADSLQPKATVEVLASRRRDVTEGIQMLKEKMPHFDLYTTPLEEAEEALKHLPERNARRVRANLINRDLTRRALQLLQSDNWKPQALGDLLLAHHAQLRDGLEVSTPKIEKMLEAALRAGALGGKVNGSGGGGCLFAYAPGREEDVVEAFKSAGGNAWHVRVDTGARVE; encoded by the coding sequence TTGACTTATCACCCCTCCCTTGCCTATACTAAAGGCATGAGTAACACAGCGTTCACGGTATCCGCCCCCGGGCGGATTTGCCTTTTCGGAGAACATCAGGACTATCTGGGACTGCCCGTCATCGCCGCCGCCATCAATCGGCGTATCCAGGCGCAAGTGTATCTCTCACCGGACGGCAACCTGTTGAAACTGGATATGCCCGACATCGGCGAGCAGATGGAGATCGACCCCACGCAAGAGCAGCGCTATGCGCACTCTCGCGACTATCTGCGAGCGGGGGTGAACGTGCTGCGCCGTGAGGGGGCGTGCCTTACCAGAGGCGCGAACATCCGTATCACCAGCAATATCCCGATGCAGGCGGGCGTGTCCAGCTCCTCCGCGCTGGTCATCATGTGGCTACGCCTGCTGTGCCAGATAGCGGAGCCGCCTCTTCAGCCGGATACCGAAACGCTGGCGCGATGGGGACATCGGACGGAGGTGCTGGAGTTCCACGAACCGGGCGGTATGATGGACCACTTCTGCGCCGCGCTAGGAGGGGTGCTGTACATCGACACCACACCGCCTTATCGTGCGGAGCGGCTCCCTATCCAGCTGAACGGGCTGGTTCTGGCAGACTCCCTGCAACCGAAAGCCACCGTGGAGGTTCTTGCCTCTCGCCGGCGCGATGTCACGGAGGGCATCCAGATGCTCAAGGAGAAGATGCCCCATTTTGACCTCTACACCACTCCCTTAGAGGAGGCGGAAGAGGCTCTGAAACACCTTCCCGAGCGCAATGCCCGCCGCGTGCGCGCCAATCTCATCAATCGCGACCTCACCCGCCGTGCCCTGCAGCTGTTGCAAAGCGACAACTGGAAACCTCAGGCACTGGGCGACCTGTTGCTGGCACACCACGCGCAGCTGCGCGACGGTCTGGAAGTATCCACGCCCAAAATCGAAAAGATGCTGGAAGCGGCGTTGCGGGCAGGTGCGCTGGGTGGCAAGGTGAACGGCTCCGGTGGCGGCGGCTGTCTGTTTGCGTACGCGCCCGGTCGTGAGGAGGATGTGGTAGAAGCGTTCAAGAGCGCAGGCGGGAACGCCTGGCACGTGCGAGTGGACACGGGAGCAAGGGTGGAATGA
- a CDS encoding macrolide ABC transporter ATP-binding protein translates to MAVQPQTNQTAATGTEYIVRCKDVVKEYMMGTQVVRALNGVTLDIVRGEYLSIMGPSGSGKSTLFNMIGGLDKPTSGSVFINDVDMAQLDAQELAFLRCRTIGYIFQTFNLIPVMTALENVMLPMIFGGLSTDEAIDRGIELLKLVGLGERLHHKPNELSGGQQQRVAIARALANNPQIILADEPTGNLDLRTGKEIIELLRQLNKEQGVTIISATHDLKMVDVSDRIVWIRDGRIDRVEERAAVEVRVGDVEGTPG, encoded by the coding sequence ATGGCGGTTCAGCCACAGACCAATCAAACTGCTGCTACCGGCACCGAGTATATCGTGCGGTGCAAAGACGTGGTGAAAGAGTACATGATGGGCACGCAGGTGGTGCGTGCGCTCAACGGCGTTACGCTGGATATTGTGCGCGGAGAGTACCTCTCTATCATGGGACCCTCCGGCTCTGGCAAGTCCACGCTGTTTAACATGATTGGTGGACTGGACAAACCCACCAGCGGTTCGGTGTTCATTAACGACGTGGACATGGCGCAGCTGGATGCCCAGGAGCTGGCGTTCTTGCGCTGCCGCACCATCGGCTATATCTTCCAGACGTTCAACCTGATCCCGGTGATGACCGCGCTGGAGAACGTGATGCTGCCGATGATTTTCGGTGGCTTGTCTACCGATGAAGCCATTGATCGGGGCATCGAACTGCTGAAGCTGGTGGGGTTGGGCGAGCGACTGCACCACAAACCCAACGAGCTGTCCGGTGGTCAGCAGCAGCGTGTGGCGATTGCACGTGCCCTGGCGAACAATCCGCAAATCATTCTGGCGGACGAGCCAACGGGCAACCTGGACCTGCGCACGGGTAAAGAGATTATCGAACTGCTGCGCCAGCTGAACAAAGAGCAGGGCGTGACCATTATTTCCGCCACGCACGACCTCAAGATGGTGGACGTCTCCGACCGCATCGTGTGGATCCGCGACGGACGCATCGACCGCGTAGAAGAGCGCGCCGCCGTCGAGGTGCGTGTCGGCGACGTGGAAGGCACCCCCGGATAG
- the hisC gene encoding histidinol-phosphate aminotransferase, with product MSTTVIRPNVLELEPYSPGKPIEEVKRELGLTDVVKLASNENPLGPSPRAIEAAMRAMQSVNLYPDGSCFELRQAVAKHVQVPPECLLFGNGSDELIHYIGLTFLMPGDEVITGHPSFVRYEAAAKLNNAPLHLVPLREHRFDLPAILQRVNQRTKLIFIANPNNPTGTIVTADEVEAFMNALPQHVVVVWDQAYQEYVSRPDYPDTLRYVREGRPVIILRTFSKAYALAGLRVGYAIARADIIDAMNRVREPFNVNSVAQAAALAALQDQEHLRQAVELNRQGLEYFYRHFERMGLTYVRSEANCVMVDLGRDSQPVFQALLRKGVIVRTGHIFGLPTYLRITTGKPEENERFICALEEVLQA from the coding sequence ATGAGTACGACTGTGATACGCCCGAACGTTCTGGAACTGGAGCCTTACAGCCCCGGCAAACCGATTGAGGAGGTGAAGCGCGAGCTGGGGTTGACGGATGTGGTCAAGCTGGCATCCAACGAGAACCCGCTTGGTCCCTCGCCGCGCGCCATCGAGGCGGCGATGCGGGCGATGCAATCGGTCAACCTGTATCCCGATGGTAGCTGCTTCGAACTGCGGCAGGCGGTGGCGAAGCACGTGCAGGTGCCGCCGGAGTGCCTGCTCTTCGGCAACGGCTCGGATGAACTGATACACTACATTGGTTTGACCTTCCTGATGCCCGGCGACGAGGTGATTACGGGACACCCCTCCTTTGTGCGCTACGAGGCGGCAGCGAAATTGAACAACGCACCGTTGCATCTCGTGCCCCTGCGGGAGCATCGTTTCGACCTGCCAGCCATTCTGCAGCGCGTAAACCAGCGCACCAAGCTCATCTTCATTGCCAACCCGAACAACCCGACAGGCACTATCGTGACCGCCGACGAGGTGGAAGCGTTCATGAACGCCCTGCCGCAACATGTGGTGGTGGTGTGGGACCAGGCATATCAGGAGTACGTTTCGCGCCCGGACTACCCCGACACGCTGCGTTATGTGCGCGAGGGGCGTCCCGTCATCATCTTGCGTACCTTCTCGAAGGCGTACGCGCTGGCAGGGCTTCGGGTGGGCTACGCCATCGCCCGGGCAGACATCATCGACGCGATGAACCGCGTGCGTGAGCCGTTCAATGTAAACAGCGTCGCACAGGCTGCGGCTCTGGCGGCTCTACAGGATCAAGAGCACCTGCGTCAGGCGGTGGAGCTGAACCGACAGGGGCTGGAATATTTCTACCGGCACTTCGAGCGGATGGGCTTGACCTACGTGCGCAGCGAGGCGAACTGCGTGATGGTAGACCTGGGACGTGATAGCCAGCCCGTGTTTCAGGCGTTATTGCGCAAAGGCGTGATTGTGCGTACGGGGCACATCTTCGGCTTGCCCACCTACCTGCGCATCACTACCGGTAAGCCCGAGGAAAACGAAAGGTTCATCTGTGCGTTAGAGGAGGTTCTGCAGGCATGA
- a CDS encoding arginine--tRNA ligase translates to MVALIEQALQRAKEAGDLPITRLPEVSVEPPRVKEFGDFATNVAMLLTRELKRPPREIAETLVKHLPEDRLVYRVEVAGNGFINFTLHPQWLHEVIREIQRLGDAYGRWNVGQGKRVNVEFVSANPNGPITVAHGRGGAIGDVLANLLDAVGYRVTREFYVNDATNSLQMQHFARSLVVRYRQLLGEDIELPEDGYAGEYLVDIARELLEKEGAHLAEGDEETVLERFRAYAEEAMKRQQQQDLADFGVVFDVWFSENSLHTSGQVEAAIRELKERGYAYEHDGAIWLRSTAFGDDKDRVLVRNNGQPTYIAADAAYHKNKFDRGFDYLIDIWGPDHHGYIARTKAAVAALGYPVENFEVLIYQIVRLFKGGDLVRMSKRAGNVVTLRDVLDEVGRDAARFFFLMRSHDSPLDFDLELAKKESSENPVYYVQYAHARICSMLRVAAEQGWTVPSAAETDLSPLQHENEIALMKKLDEFPEEVLEAATGRAPHRLTRYSMEVADAFHKFYDTCRVVGEEEQVTRARLVLVDATRIVLRNVLGLLGVSAPERM, encoded by the coding sequence GTGGTTGCGCTGATAGAACAGGCTTTGCAACGGGCGAAAGAAGCGGGCGATCTGCCGATCACCCGGTTGCCCGAAGTCTCGGTGGAACCGCCTCGCGTGAAGGAGTTCGGCGACTTCGCCACCAACGTGGCGATGTTGCTCACCCGCGAGCTCAAGCGTCCGCCCCGTGAGATTGCAGAAACCCTCGTCAAGCACCTGCCCGAGGACCGCCTGGTATACAGGGTAGAGGTAGCGGGCAACGGTTTCATCAACTTCACGCTGCATCCCCAGTGGCTCCATGAGGTGATACGCGAGATTCAGCGGCTGGGCGACGCCTATGGCAGGTGGAACGTGGGGCAGGGCAAGCGGGTAAACGTGGAGTTCGTGAGCGCAAATCCCAACGGACCGATTACCGTGGCGCACGGACGCGGGGGCGCAATCGGCGACGTGCTGGCGAACCTGCTCGATGCGGTGGGCTATCGGGTGACCCGCGAGTTCTACGTGAACGACGCCACCAACTCCCTGCAGATGCAGCATTTTGCCCGATCGCTGGTGGTGCGCTACCGGCAGCTGCTCGGCGAGGATATCGAACTGCCTGAAGACGGCTATGCGGGCGAGTACCTGGTGGACATTGCTCGCGAACTGCTGGAGAAGGAAGGAGCGCATCTGGCGGAGGGGGACGAAGAGACGGTGCTGGAGCGGTTCCGCGCCTATGCGGAAGAGGCGATGAAACGCCAGCAACAGCAGGATTTAGCCGATTTCGGTGTGGTGTTTGATGTCTGGTTTAGCGAGAACAGCCTGCACACCAGCGGGCAAGTAGAAGCTGCCATCCGCGAGCTGAAAGAGCGTGGCTACGCCTACGAACACGACGGCGCAATCTGGCTGCGCTCTACCGCTTTTGGCGACGACAAAGACCGCGTGCTGGTGCGCAACAATGGACAGCCCACCTACATCGCCGCCGATGCCGCCTACCACAAGAACAAGTTCGACCGGGGCTTTGATTACCTGATAGACATCTGGGGTCCTGACCATCATGGCTACATTGCCCGCACGAAAGCGGCGGTAGCGGCGCTGGGATATCCGGTCGAGAACTTCGAGGTGCTCATCTATCAGATTGTGCGCCTGTTCAAGGGCGGCGACCTGGTGCGCATGTCCAAGCGTGCGGGCAACGTGGTGACGCTGCGCGACGTGCTGGACGAGGTGGGCAGGGACGCGGCGCGGTTCTTTTTCCTGATGCGCTCGCACGACAGCCCTCTGGACTTCGACCTGGAGCTGGCGAAAAAGGAGAGCAGTGAGAACCCCGTGTACTACGTACAGTACGCGCACGCTCGTATCTGCAGTATGTTGCGCGTCGCCGCCGAGCAGGGGTGGACGGTTCCTTCGGCAGCAGAGACAGACCTCTCGCCCCTGCAGCACGAAAACGAAATCGCGCTGATGAAGAAGCTGGATGAGTTTCCCGAAGAGGTGCTGGAAGCAGCCACCGGGCGTGCACCCCATCGGCTCACGCGCTACAGCATGGAGGTCGCCGACGCCTTCCACAAGTTCTACGATACTTGCCGTGTGGTCGGGGAAGAGGAGCAGGTCACCCGCGCCCGTCTGGTGCTGGTAGATGCCACGCGCATTGTGTTAAGGAACGTGCTGGGATTGCTGGGAGTGTCTGCACCGGAGAGAATGTAA
- a CDS encoding ATPase translates to MKAKVLLSWSTGKDSAWTLHVLRQSGEWHIAGLVTTVNTAFGRVSMHGVREELLEQQAQAAGIPLWKVPIPYPCPNEVYESAMRELILRAKEAGVTHFAFGDLFLQDVRDYRERQLAGTGITPVFPLWGINTTELAHDMIASGLRAILTCVDPRQIPASFIGHEFDEAFLTKLPPSADSCGENGEYHTFCYDGPMFAQPVPVRTGEVVERDGFVYVDVFL, encoded by the coding sequence GTGAAAGCGAAGGTTCTGCTTTCGTGGTCCACCGGCAAGGACAGTGCGTGGACGCTGCATGTGCTGCGCCAGAGCGGGGAGTGGCACATTGCAGGGTTGGTCACCACCGTGAACACCGCTTTCGGCAGGGTTTCTATGCATGGCGTGCGCGAAGAGTTGCTGGAACAGCAGGCTCAAGCGGCGGGGATACCCCTGTGGAAAGTACCTATCCCCTACCCCTGCCCGAACGAGGTGTACGAGTCTGCCATGAGAGAGCTGATTCTGCGAGCAAAAGAGGCAGGAGTGACCCACTTCGCCTTCGGCGACCTCTTTTTGCAAGATGTACGCGACTACCGCGAACGCCAGCTGGCAGGCACGGGCATCACCCCTGTATTTCCCCTGTGGGGCATCAACACCACCGAACTGGCGCACGATATGATTGCTTCTGGCTTACGCGCGATATTGACCTGCGTAGACCCCAGACAGATACCAGCCTCCTTCATCGGGCACGAGTTTGACGAAGCATTCCTGACAAAGCTCCCTCCCTCCGCCGACTCCTGTGGCGAGAACGGCGAATACCACACCTTCTGTTACGATGGCCCGATGTTTGCTCAACCCGTCCCTGTGCGTACCGGCGAAGTGGTAGAAAGGGATGGGTTTGTGTACGTGGATGTGTTTCTGTAG
- a CDS encoding nucleotidyltransferase yields MARTARENRRRLLESELERWIKLLIEHENPQRILLFGSLVNGDVEEWSDIDLVVVKETQLRFLDRTREILRLLNPRVGVDILVYTPEEFDKLVQQRTFVRHEIVEKGKVLYERPS; encoded by the coding sequence GTGGCGCGAACAGCGAGAGAGAATCGTAGACGATTACTTGAGTCCGAACTGGAGCGCTGGATAAAGCTTTTGATAGAACACGAAAACCCACAACGCATCCTTCTGTTCGGTTCTCTGGTCAATGGCGATGTCGAGGAGTGGTCAGATATCGACCTGGTTGTTGTGAAAGAAACGCAGCTACGTTTCCTCGATAGAACACGGGAGATACTGCGCCTGTTGAATCCACGAGTTGGGGTGGATATACTGGTGTATACACCGGAGGAATTCGACAAGTTAGTGCAGCAGCGCACCTTTGTCAGACACGAGATTGTAGAAAAAGGGAAGGTGCTCTATGAGCGCCCCAGCTGA
- the bfr gene encoding bacterioferritin: MKGNTEILKVLNELLSDELTAIHQYMVEAEMCENWGYDKLHTAFQKIAIDEMHHAEWLIQRILFLEGRPVIKLGELDIGMTVSDMINGVITAEAEAVEAYNKAISLAHQVADQGTVELLLKILTMEEGHIDWAEAQRDQIEHMGIANYLSVQTEGAAE, translated from the coding sequence ATGAAAGGCAACACCGAGATACTGAAAGTGCTCAACGAACTGCTCTCCGATGAGCTCACCGCTATCCATCAGTACATGGTGGAAGCGGAGATGTGCGAGAACTGGGGCTACGATAAGCTGCATACTGCCTTCCAGAAAATCGCCATCGACGAAATGCATCATGCCGAGTGGCTTATCCAGCGTATTCTCTTCCTTGAAGGGCGACCTGTTATCAAGCTGGGTGAGCTGGACATCGGCATGACGGTGTCCGATATGATCAACGGTGTGATCACCGCCGAAGCCGAAGCAGTAGAGGCGTACAATAAAGCCATCTCGCTGGCGCATCAGGTAGCAGACCAGGGCACCGTAGAACTGCTCCTCAAAATCCTCACGATGGAAGAGGGGCACATCGACTGGGCGGAAGCACAACGCGACCAGATAGAGCACATGGGCATCGCCAACTATTTGAGCGTGCAAACGGAGGGTGCAGCGGAGTAA
- the tatA gene encoding Sec-independent protein translocase protein TatA, whose protein sequence is MSEVIQMYFGWQEALPIIVIIVVLFGARRLPELARSVGESLREFKKATSEVLDDEPAHPAPAKTEKSTEQQS, encoded by the coding sequence ATGAGTGAGGTAATCCAGATGTATTTCGGCTGGCAGGAAGCGTTACCGATTATCGTCATCATCGTCGTGCTGTTCGGAGCACGCCGACTGCCGGAGCTGGCACGCTCGGTAGGCGAGAGCCTGCGCGAGTTCAAAAAAGCCACCTCCGAGGTGCTGGATGACGAACCGGCGCATCCCGCACCGGCAAAAACCGAGAAGAGCACCGAGCAGCAGTCGTAG